A stretch of the Ptychodera flava strain L36383 chromosome 18, AS_Pfla_20210202, whole genome shotgun sequence genome encodes the following:
- the LOC139116678 gene encoding hepatocyte growth factor receptor-like: protein MLRGDVALDDLRRFLLEGVLMKDFDHPNVLSLIGVCMQRDGLPLIVLPYMKNGDLKSFITTQSREFTLKDLLTFALNVAEGMAYLSERKFVHRDLASRNCMVDERNVVKVSDFGLSRDIYEREYYSTKDKTVKLPVKWMAPESFRRQIFTTKTDVWSFGVLVWELVTRGEVPYGSVDNWDLLRYIDTGKRLNQPHFTPDEVYGLMLQCWHSDPDNRPDFKTLVEELKQILQIPYQSSDVKPLYLEIIG from the exons ATGCTTCGAG GTGACGTGGCGCTAGATGATCTCCGCAGGTTTCTTCTAGAAGGCGTTCTTATGAAAGACTTCGATCATCCCAATGTTTTATCCCTGATCGGTGTGTGCATGCAAAGGGATGGACTGCCTTTGATCGTATTGCCGTACATGAAGAACGGTGATCTGAAGTCATTTATCACAACCCAGTCAAGA GAATTCACGTTGAAGGACTTACTTACCTTTGCCTTGAACGTAGCAGAAGGAATGGCATATCTCAGCGAGAGAAAATTTGTACACAGAGATCTGGCTAGCAGGAATTGCAT GGTAGATGAAAGAAATGTAGTGAAAGTATCGGACTTTGGCTTGTCCAGAGACATATACGAGAGGGAATATTATTCAACGAAAGACAAAACCGTAAAATTGCCTGTGAAATGGATGGCACCTGAAAGCTTCCGTAGGCAGATCTTCACTACAAAAACAGATGTT TGGTCGTTTGGTGTATTGGTGTGGGAACTAGTAACTCGGGGTGAAGTTCCTTACGGCTCCGTTGATAATTGGGATTTGTTGAGATACATTGACACGGGAAAAAGATTAAACCAACCTCACTTTACCCCTGACGAGGT GTACGGACTTATGCTTCAATGCTGGCACAGTGATCCAGACAACAGACCTGACTTCAAAACACTCGTTGAGGAACTCAAACAGATTCTGCAAATACCTTACCAAAGTAGTGACGTCAAACCACTGTATCTTGAAATAATCGGCTAA
- the LOC139117885 gene encoding plexin-B-like codes for MTTMSCPTPELTIYSNTTAEQNNNNNNSNNTISRRRRSEEDEDSCPYLTSDPITGEDALFLVGFVLDGDSRWLPENIVRHLSSKYTHIDVIWNPIVYNFSDPQYPSSSASDILIFDPEKSAYLVIKGKGMDCGAQKTDVEVQIGTDFCRVISLYSNEMACIPPEHKPPVRNEYRRVHGHPQVLVQFGTFEKNSYFIGYLQYVENEDPFLDPWIVVIIVLIFLLILIILIAVIIFLFLRWRNKEHVKRRVIETVEIDHVYTSLFIGDDWRHDPYSYLDTDMKHDIETVRSTERT; via the exons ATGACAACCATGTCATGCCCCACACCAGAACTGACAATTTACTCCAACACAACAGcagaacaaaacaacaacaacaacaacagcaacaacaccATCAGCAGGAGACGACGCAGCGAAGAGGATGAAGATTCGTGTCCTTATCTCACTTCTGATCCAATAACAGGAGAAGATGCACTCTTCCTCGTTGGCTTTGTCTTAGATGGCGACTCGAGATGGCTTCCTGAAAACATCGTTCGTCATCTTTCTTCAAAATACACCCACATAGATGTGATTTGGAATCCAATCGTTTACAACTTCTCAGACCCACAATACCCTTCTTCTAGTGCCAGTGATATATTGATCTTTGACCCAGAGAAGTCGGCCTACCTGGTTATTAAG GGGAAAGGAATGGACTGTGGGGCCCAGAAGACAGACGTGGAAGTTCAAATAGGAACAGATTTCTGCCGAGTAATATCACTGTACTCCAATGAAATGGCATGTATACCTCCTGAACACAAACCACCCGTGAGAAATGAATATCGCAGGGTCCACGGACACCCACAGGTTTTG GTTCAGTTTGGGACCTTTGAAAAGAACTCCTATTTTATTGGATATCTGCAGTACGTTGAAAATGAAGACCCATTTCTGGATCCATGGATAGTCGTCATCATTGTGCTGATATTCCTTTTGATTCTCATCATATTGATCGCTGTcatcattttcttgtttctACGTTGGCGTAATAAAGAACATGTAAAACGTCGAGTCATCGAGACTGTTGAGATTGATCACGTGTATACGTCAC TGTTTATAGGCGATGACTGGCGACATGATCCTTACAGCTATCTGGATACAGACATGAAACATGACATTGAAACTGTGAGATCGACAGAAAGGACTTGA
- the LOC139117886 gene encoding integumentary mucin A.1-like, with product MPDETTVDTATTMYSTIEPSTFEPSTFDPATFDLTTFHQYESTEEMQTEESNTDIGTVELSTEMGTAESSTGPTTTPSPSMIQQTTHPTAVTQTKTTKFTTPSTEIPPTIPTKTTAHQETVTFPQEVTQTTTARQMVTQPQLMTTSVPGTGIDMPYDLLKINDFKSSFSQM from the coding sequence ATGCCTGACGAGACAACAGTTGACACTGCGACAACGATGTACTCAACTATTGAACCGTCGACTTTTGAACCGTCGACCTTTGACCCGGCTACCTTTGACCTGACTACCTTTCATCAATATGAGTCAACAGAAGAAATGCAAACAGAAGAATCAAACACAGACATAGGAACGGTGGAATTAAGCACAGAAATGGGAACGGCGGAATCAAGCACAGGACCGACAACAACGCCCTCACCGTCCATGATACAGCAAACTACTCACCCGACTGCCGTAACTCAAACGAAAACTACTAAGTTCACAACACCTTCGACTGAGATCCCACCAACAATACCTACTAAGACCACTGCACATCAAGAGACGGTAACATTCCCACAGGAAGTGACACAGACCACCACAGCTAGGCAAATGGTAACACAACCACAGCTTATGACTACCTCTGTACCAGGAACAGGTATAGATATGCCATATgatcttttgaaaattaatgattttaaaagtAGTTTTTCTCAAATGTAA